The Sorangiineae bacterium MSr11954 DNA segment GCGACATCCGAATGCGTACGGGATGCAGGCCATGGCCGACGCCATCGATCTCGACTCGGGCGACATCCGAATGCGTACGGAATGCAGGCCATGGCCGACGCCATCGATCTCGACTCGGGCGACATCCGAATGCGTACGGGATGCAGGCCATGGCCGACGCCATCGATCTCGACTCGGGCGATCACCTACATTCGAATGCGTACGGGATGCAGGCCATGGCCGACGCCATCGATCTCGACTCCGGCGACATCTGAATGCGTACGGGATGCAGGCCATGGCCGACGCCATCGATCTCGACTCGGGCGACGTCCGAATGCGTACGGGATGCTGGCCATGGCCGACGCCATCGATCGGACGCTATGGCAGTCGCGTTCAAAACCCCAATTCCGCGGTCAATGCGGGTTGGATCGCGAAGTGGGGGCCGTCGGGATTGCCGGCGAGCATGAGTCCACGGGCTTGGATACCGATCGAGATGGACTCGCTGCGGAAGATGTCCACGCCGCAGACGATCCCGGCAAGGAAGTCGGGGCGGTCTTGGAGCATGGCGAACCCGAGACGCACGCCCGCGTACGGAAGCAACCAGCGATGCTTGGACGATTGGAAATTCCTGGTCCACACGTCCCATCCGGTCTGGGCCATGAAGCCCGAGCCGCTTCTCGATGGCTCGCTTCCGCAGCACGCACGCAACAGGTCCACCTCGACGGGAAGGCCGCGGCCGCGACCGTTGCCGCGGAGGCGAAAGGTGAAGCCTCCGCCGGCGTAGGCGTCGGTTCCCGAGTCGCGCACGTCGAACAATGCGAGAGGGCGCACGCCGATGTACATAGGGGAGGCGTCGCCGTCGGCGCTGTCGTCACCGGGCAGTTGCGGCTTCGAAGGGGCGGCAAGTGCAATGGCGACGGTGGCGCGCGCGATGCGATCGCGAAGCCACGTCAGGCGTGCCTTGATGCGGTCTCGGTCGGACGAGGCCCGTTCGATTTCGCGCTCGGCCGCCAGCGCGTCCGCGGTCGTCGTGGCCTTGGCGAGCAGCAATTTGTAGCGCTCGATGGCGACGTCCAGGTTTTCGATCATCACCTGGAGATCGCGCTCTTCCGGCCCCGCATCGACGGCCTTCACGTTGCGCAACTCGACGCGTCCCACGTGCACCAGGCGCTGGGCGAAGGCGTCGAATTGCGATGAGGGCACGCGTACTAGAAGCTCGATGCGCGCGTCGTCCCTGCCGCTCGAGCTCTCGCTGTCCGTGGCGATCTGACCGTCCGAGGCAGCGACCAGATCGCGCACCCACTTGGCCGCCTGACGCGGATCCCTCACCGCAATGCCAAATTGTGCCTCGAGCTCGATGCGTTCGCCGGTCGGACGCCTCTCGCCGGGCTGGATCGCGACGGGTGCGATGGGGGCGACGGGCATGCCGAGTGGATTGTTCGGTGAAGACGAGGGCGAGCTCGAGCCACCGCCGGCGGCGAAAATCGAGCTTATCGCCTTCACGCTGTGCGAAAGGAAGTTGGGCCGAGGACCCACGTAGCCGCTGGTGAAGAGACCAAAGGAATCTCCGTGCGCGCCCCGCACCCTCGTTGTCTCCTGCTCTTCCTTCGTGGTGTTGCGCCGTGGGGTGTATTCGAAGGACGGACGTTCCGGCAAGGTCGGTGGCGCGATTGGCGGCGGCGCCTCCGCCGCGCGATGTCGTGCTGCGCTGTTGCAGCCGGCGCCGGAGGCTACGAGAAATGCTGCAATCGCCCAGCGCATGCGCTCATTGATCACGAGGGTAACCACGAGGACGTTGGACGAGGCGCTGTGAAATAACGTACAGACGAATTTCGCACGGCGCTCCAAATGGGTCGGTTGATTCGACGCGGTGCTCATTGTCGGATACGGACCGACTCCATTTCAATCCGGAAGGAAGCTCGGTGACTCGACCCACGTACGACATTCTCATGAGACCGATCGCCTTTCTCGCGCTCCTCGTGCTGCCGACGGCCATCGGCACCGCCATCGGATTGCCCGGATGTTCGTCATCGTCCTCGGACGGGCCGCCGTCGTGTTCCGATGGCCGCTGCGCGGATGGCGGAGGGGGGATCGACGATGCCTCGCGGGACGCAAACGCGGACGCGGCAGCTTCCACCATTCCATGGGAGCCGTGGATCTATCTCGAGCAGACGGCACGTCATGAGACGGCGTGGGAGGTGGAGCCCGCGCTGGACGGCGGCGCCATCGTCATCGTGCGCAGCTCGATTGGCGAGGAAGGAACCCCGCGCGACTACACCATCGTGCGCGTGGAGCCCAACGGGAAGACGCGCTGGCGTACGCCGTTTTCCTGCGCGGACTCCGCGAATTCCAACGGTTACGCCCTGGTGTCTCCGGGGCCGAACGGCGAGGTGGACTTGGTCCTGCGCTGCAGCGGCAGCATCACGCTCGCGGGCGCCGCGCAACCCCCGGGCGCCTGGAACCTCTTTCGGCTGCGCGACGCCGATGGCACGTTGGCCGGGTCGATCAAGCTCGACGCCGACCGCGGCGCCTTCGGCGACACGAAGTCGATGCATGGCAAAATTTATTTCGAATTCGATGTGGAGGACGGAGCCGTCGTGGGTGGCGTACGGCGGGCCGCCGGGGCCATGGTCGGCGCCTTTGCCCGTGACACGGGCAAGCTCGTGTTCGGGGTGGCAGCGCCGGGCTGGCAGAGCGCCACCATGGAGGTCCAGCCGAATGGCGACGTTTGGTCCGTCGGAAGCTTCCAGGGAACCCTGCAGCTCGGAGACAAAAGCGTGACCGCCAGCGGCACCTCGGATGGCCTGATCGCCCGCGTGACCAGCGATGGCAGGGTCGCTACGCTTCGTGCCGTGGGAGGCCCCCTTTCAACGGGCTCACGCGATATGGTCGGCCGTGTGACCGCTGGGGATGACGGCAGCGTGTACGTCACGGGAGCCGTATCGCGCGGGAACTCCGTCGGAGGCGATCCGATCGACGACGGCGCGCAGACGTCCGCATTTTTCGCTTCGTACGACGCGGCGGGCAACCACCGCTGGTCCAAGGCGCATCGGGGCAGCGATCCGACGTTCCTTCGCGGCCAACACAAGGTCGTCTTGAGCTTCTTCGAGGCCCCGAGCGCGTCCAACCCCGACAGCAGCCGAAAATGGCTCGTCTTCAACGAAGCGGGCGTGCTCGAACGCGAGCGCACGGTCGGCACCGGCCAGGGGTTGCACCTCTACTCCGGACTTCGGACGTTCGGTGGACGCTTGTACTTTTCGGGCAATATCGAATATCCCCCCGTAACCTTGTTCGGCCGGGCGCTCTCGTTCCCCAATCGAGGGGACGCGTCCATCTCGATTCGCAACCACGATGCATTCGCCATCAGCCAAGAACCGTAATGACGCGACGCACGACCGATCGCCCTAAAATGATATCCGCATTTGGGAGCTCGACGATACCTTTACGTCGGACGTCGAAGGTGATCCGGCGCGGGCCTTCGGTCGGCTCCGCGCAGAGGCGCCGGTCGCCGCGACTGATTCTCGTTCGCGCTTAGCCCCGAGCACCGCGTCGCCGGCTCACGGGTGCTCGCGCAGCCAATTCTCGGCGGCCGTCCGCTCTTTGTCATAGCCGGCGATCGGGGCGTGTCCTCCGGGCATGGCCCGAATCGCAACTTCGACGCCTGCGATGACAGTGCACTCGGCGCAATATCTGCTTCGTTTTGGCCGGCGCCGTCGCTGCTGACCGCGCAGCCTGCAATGGGTACTATGAACAAACAAGAAGATACGAACCACTTAAGTCTCATAGGGTCTCCTGTGGGATCCAACGATGGCCCTCCGCGCGAGTGAACGCCCGGTCGGGATTGTCTCCGAATCTTTGCAGAGCGCACCATATTGCGCAATACGTTCTGCCTATTTCATTATTTTTGGCACGATGATTCCACTGCGCCGCCGCCGAGACGCGCCGGGCGCAAATGGGAATAGGTATATTCCGGGCAGGCGCCATGAAATCGCGTTTGCCCGTACGTTTCCGCGTTGGACGTCTCCGAATGGCCAGCGATGAACGCGAGTGGTTCGGTCCCGTACGCTGCACCACTCGGGTGACCGTCGCGGGTGCAGGCCATGTCGTTTACCCATTCGTGCACTAGAAAACCTCCGGACGTGCGACGTGTGAAAGTCGCTTGCCCGGAGAAGGAGACGCGTCCAGCCGAACCATGTCGCGCTCTTGCTTCCAAAAAAATCGACATCGCTCGTGCACCCGGCACCACGTGCCTTCGGGCGCTCTCGGGTCGGCTCCTCGGATGCGCAGATTGCGCCGCGGGTGGCGCGATCGCGGCCGATCGAATCGCGCCAATGGATGTGCCCGCCAGTGGCCGCAAATTCATTTCTTTGGACTACGGCGCGGGTCCAGCGATTCGTGCTCTCGAAACATCGGATCGTGCGCGATTGCACGTGCCGCGAGGGCTACTCCATGACGGTATGAACGTCAGCCGTCGCACGAACAGCAGGCCCCTCAATGCGCTTCGAATGATCGCCGGGGTGGCGGTGATGGCCCTGTCGACGGTCTTCGTGTACAGGGCGCTCCGGCTCTTCAGCTTCGATCCCGATAAGTTGGGAAGGTACTTTTCCTTCAAATGGATCATCATGGGTCACGTGCTCGGGGGAACGGTGGCGCTCTTTACGGGCCCCTTTCAGTTGTGGAAGGCGTTTCGGGTCAAGTATTGGCGGGCGCACCGCATCATGGGCCGCATTTACCTGGCGGCCATTGGCGCGGGCGCTTCGTGCGCCTTGATCTTGGCGTCGACCACCGCGCGATCGGTGGGTTGGCCGTATGCGCTATCGCTTCACATGTTGGCGACCGTATGGCTCGCCAGCGCGCTGCTCGCGTGGCGAACGGCCGTCACGAAGCGATTCAAGCTGCACGAAGAATGGGCAACCCGTAGCTACATCGCGACCTTGGCCTTCGTGGTGCAGAGCTTCTCGTTCGAGATACCCTTCGTGGCCGGTCTCGGCGCCTTTGCCGAGGTGTCGCCCACCATCATGTGGTTTTCGTGGACGGTGCCTATGTTTGCATACGCGGTTTCGCGAGCGACGCGGGCGTGATCTCCAGAACGCGGATGGCCGACGAGCACCCCGCGGTCGGCGCCGTGCCGGGCGGTTACGGGATCAAGGGGCCGGCCGGGCAGACGACGAGCGGTCCGGCATTGGGATCGTACAACCCACCGTCGGGAATGCCCGAGCTACCGTCGGGGCTCGAATCGACGCCCGCATCCGAAGCGCCGGGGCAGTCGACGTTCCATTGCTTTTTCACGTCGTCGGCCTTCAGGACTTGAGCAGCCACCCAGGCGCAGGCAATGGGCTGCAGGGGTGCATTCTGTTTTCGGCCGGCCGACAAGGTGGCATTGGCCGCCGCTTTGTAGTCGGGGCTGGAGGGCATCTCGTTGGCTTGGACCTGATACCAGAGCCGGCTCGACCGCTCCCAACCGAGACCGCAAGGAACGCGTTGGCCCGTGGATTTGTGCGTACCGCCGAATGTCATCAAGTACCAGGCGTAGGTGATGATGCCGCCCGCGCTGTGGGGTTCGGGCCTGTCGAGCCAGCCGAACTTGTAGGTCGGGCAAAGGCTGGTGTCCGAAAGGGCATCCATTCGATCGCACGGGGGATTGGCGAGATCCCGGAGCGGCTGGTGTCGGACGTTCGTGCTCCGCCCGAGGGCGGTGGGGTGGCCACCCTCGATTTTGCTCGTAATGAACATGGCCAGTATGTCGCTCATGGCCTCGTCCACCGCCTTGGGGGTCGGGACGATCGATCCCCCCCACGCGCACAGCGCAATGGCATGGGTGAACTCGTGAGCCACGATATCCACCGCCGCCGATAGCGGGAAATATCCCCGGGCCGGATCGCCGTCGCCAAAATAGAACGAGGCATTGCACCATCCGAACAAGCCCGAAAAGGGGTCCGTCTCCATGGACGCGTTGATGGGGCCTTTGTCGTTGGCATTGATGTAAGCCAGGACGTCCTTTCCGTCCCCGAACGACTTGCGCTTATACAAGTCCTCGTAAGCGTCGACGACGCGCGCAAGGTTGGCCTGGGCGTCGATGGCGGCCCCAGAGGGCCTCGTGGTATCGGTCCAATTCGTCAGCGACGATCCCGTGATGGGGTCGGAAGACGTATGGCTCAGGGTCTGAATTCGGACCCCGGAGCGGGTCCGCCCATCGAGGATCGGAGGGTTGGAGGCGCTGACGGGAAATCGAATGTCCGTGGCCTGCACGTTGTACGGAGGATAACTCTTCGAGCTGCGGCCGCTCGCATAAGGCGTCGCGCCCTGCGAATGGGTCGCGTCGAAGCGGCCCAGAACGGCACCCGTATGTGCGTCCACGAAGGAATCGTCGGTGTGCCGAAAACCATCCACGACCGTGTCCGTGCGCACCGCAAAGGCCAGCGCCGGCGGCACGCCTTCCGCGGCATAGATGAGCGGATCGGGGCTAGCCTCCGCGCCGATGTTCGCGGCACCGCGCCACTCGCGCTTCACGTCCCCGCGCGCCGCGTCGGCCGCTTGCTCCCGCGTTTGGGTCGGGGAAAGGTCCACGGCGTCCACGCCGGGGACGTACACACCACTCATGGATGCGAGCTCGCCTCGCGCGTTCACGCTGGCGATCCAATCGCCGCCATAGACCCGGACGCCTCGGCTTTGTTGATAAAAACGCAAATGAGAGAAGCCCTGATCGTCGAGATTCGTCCGAAAGTGCTTCCACTCGACGACGGGGTCCCTCATTCCAAAGACCTCTTTGTATCGAGCAAGCATCGAGAGAACCGCCGCCTCACGAGGCCCGCCCTCGAGAGGCACGGCGTGCTTCTTGGGAACGGCGAAGCTCATCGTATGAAAGACGGGGTGTTGGTCGGTGATCCAATCCGTCCCCGTCCCCTCGCTCAAATCATTTTTCGAATCGGACGATGTGCTTTCATCTCGACAGCCAACGACGCTCAAACATGCGCCAAGCGTCAATGAACCCCCCAAGATCGCAATGCGCCTTATCCGGCCTCGGCGAAATCCCATTCCGTTCGCCCCCTTTCGGAGGCGTGGGCATGCAACGCACGCGCCGAATAATTACAGCCTTTCTGTGCGCCTCACCCCTTCGCGGCGGAACGATTCCTTCCGCGAAAGGAACGACCCTTTCCATGCACTCCCATGAAGTGCGGAACCTATGTCAACATGACACGCGTTCGCCTTGCCCGCAAGGCCGCGATCGATTCCAAGCACCTCTCGCCGTGAGCGATCCCGCCATCCTCGGTGCCCGCGTCGGGCGAGCCCGTGCCCCCGTGCGCCTCCATCGGGCGAAGCCGCCGTCAACCGTTCACGCTCCAATCGAGGACCGCCATCGCGGCGGTCATCTTGTGGAACGCTTGGCGAAAGGCCACGCTCTGAGGACCGTCCAGCACGTCATTTTCGACCTCGTAGCCCCGCATGGCGGGGAGATCGTGGAGGAAGATCGTGCCGCGCGGCTTCGACACGCGATCCATCAATGCCTGGTTCACAGTGTACGGCCGGAACGCCGACATCCAATTGGGGTCGGAGTGGACGACCCCCATGGTCAACCAGCGCGTCGTGTACACGACGTCCACATGGCGCGGCAGCTTCCCCAGATCGTGGTGGTGCTCCAAGAAAGCTCCGCTCTGCTCCGCGTACCGCGCGGCCTGCTGCAGTACGGCCGCGGGCAAACCATAGTTTGGCGGGGTGACGATGGATAGTCGGGTCTTCGGAAACCGAGGTAGCGCGAGCGCCAGCGCCGCCGCGGTGTTGTTGCCTTCACCGATATAGAGGACGTGCACGTCCTCCAGTTGACCAAACGCCTCGTGAATGGTCGCCAGATCCGCGAGCGCTTGCGTGGGGTGCTCCTCTTTGCTCATCGCGTTGATCACGGGCATCGTGTTCTGCGCGGCGATCGCCCGCATCTCGGAGACGGCGTCGTTGGTGCGAATCACGAGCGCATCGAGGTAGTTCGCGAGCACGCGGCCCGTGTCCTCGAGCGTTTCTCCGGTGGAGAGCTGCAGATCGTCGGGTCCGAACGTGAGCACCGACGCGCCGAGCCGCATCGCGCCCGTCGCGAACGAGGTCCTCGTTCGCGTGGAGGTCTTTCGAAAGAACGATCCGACGATCTTGCCCGCCAGCGTCTTCTCGACCTCTCCTCCGCGCCCGAAGACGACGGCGGCTTCGACGAGCCTGCGAACGCGATCGCCATCGATATCCACCAACGACAATACATGTCTCGCTCTCATACTTTGGCTCCTTGGGCCGCTCGAGGCCCCTTCGAGGTGGATGCGCCGATCGAAAGAACGGCCGTATCGGACGGCGCCCGCCGGAGGAGCTCCGCGCCCGCCAGCCGCGGGAATGTCTGCGTGACCCACTCGCGGCTGTAAAGCGTCGCGCCATAGCGATCGCCTCGATCGGGAAACAGCAGCAGCACATTCGGCTTCTCCCGTTGGTGCGCGCGCCACTGCGGATATTCGCGGCTCACGATGGGGACGAACTGCGGGTCGTTGAGGAGCTGCTTCGCCGCGCAATAAGCTGCGCCCGAGGAGCCACCGACGAAGAGCCCGAATCGGTGCAGAAGCTCGAGGCACCCCCGCACGATGTCCTCCTCGTCGACCATCACCACGCGGTCGATCTGCGCGCGCTGCAAATTGTCCGGGCGAATGCTGGAGCCCATGCCCGGGATGTGCCGCTTGCCGGGTGGTCCTCCGAAGATCACGGAGCCGGAGGTGTCGACCGCGATGATCTGAACTTGGGGAAATAGCTGCTTCAGGAGCTGCGAGACGCCGGCGATGGTGCCCCCCGAGCTGACGGGGACGAAGACGTAGTCGAGGCCCTGGTCCACGAAGGCCTTGTAGATCTCCATACCGGTGCCGAAGTAATGTGCGCGAGCATTACCTTCGTTGGCATATTGGTTTATCCATAGAGCGCCGCAGGTGGACTCCACGATCTCTTGGACGCGCGCGATGCGGCCCTTGAGATAGCCGCCGGAGTCGTCGCGGGTGTCGACCTGCGAAATCTCGGCGCCGTACTGCTCCAGTAGAAAACGGTTGTGGGCGAGCAAGAGCGGATCGACCACACACACGAAGCGCAGTCCTTCGGCCCGGCACACCGCCGCGAGCGCGACCCCGAAGTTGCCGGACGACGACTCGACGACCGTAGCGCCGCGGCGGAGCTCACCGCTCAGCAAGAGCTTGCGGATGATGTATGCCGCGGGTCGGTCCTTGGTGCTCCCGGTCGGGTTGTAGCCTTCGAGCTTCGCGAACAGGTGGGCGGGCTCCGTCGTGGCTTCGCTTCTCAACTGCACCGTCGGTGTGTTGCCGACGAGATCGAGCAACCCGGAGTAAATCATGTGCCTCGCTTTCGTGCGCTCGCGTCCACGCGGCCATCGGGCGCCGCCCGGATCGCGCGGCCGCCGAGCAACGGCCGTTGGACCTTGCTCATGTCCGCCATCGACATCGCATCGAAGATGGCACGGAGCCGCGTTAATGGAGATTATTTGCGGCCGTTACACATCGATAGATCGGCGGGGCACGCGTGAACGACTTCGATGCTCACCATGGGATCGAGGAAATAGCCGTTGGACTGCGTGACCAGAATGGGCCCGAGCCCCTGCTTGCGCATCCACGAGAGGGCGACGCGGAGGCGATTCTTGGCGGCCGCTGGAGCGATTTTTTCGTCGTGCCACCCCGCCTGAATGAGCGCGTCGGCCCGGATGGGCACACCGGGGGAGTCGACGCGCCATCTCGTGAGCGCGCGAAGAAGACGCCGAACGGCGGCTCGCTCATGGCACTCGACCTTGGTCCCGTTCGGCGGAAGAAAGAACATTCCGTCGGCCTCCACGCGGAGCGGATCGCGACTCGCACGCATGGGCGCGCATCGCCGCGGCTCGCCCGCGTCGGGACGAGCCAATCCATGACGCGAAACCCTTTGGCGCTCGAGCTCGCCCTCGACGACGCGCAAGGCCAGTCGAACCGCCGCCGATCGGGCCACCCGATGCTCGGCGGGCGCGAGCGTCGCGGAGGGATCACGGGCCGCGCGGAGGGGCTCGTGCTCCGCGCGGGCCGGAGCTCGCTCGCTCTCCGTCAGCGCCCGCTCGACGGGAATGCCGATGATCTCGACGGCCAGGCGAATGGCATGTCCCTCCGTGATTTCGTGGGTCGCGACGCGCAGCCGTTTCGCCGCCGCCTCCAGCTCGTCTCGGTGACCGGTCCGCGCGAGCAGGAGGGCGCGGTACGCGGTATACAAGATTTGGTCATGACAGGGTCGGAGCGACGCGAATGTCGCGTCGGCCCGCTCCAAGAGCTCCATCGCTTCGGCGGTGCGGCCCACCTCCATCTGGAATACACCGTAGGCCCCTAGGACCCGAGCCCGGTAGCAAGGCGGCGTCCTCGATGAATCCGCCGTCGCCTCCGTGTAGAGCTCCCGCGCCTTCACCATGTTCCCTGCCGATTGTTCCAGTTGGGCCAACGTGAGGAGCGAGCGCGCCTCCTCCAGATGGTAAATGCCACTTTCGTCGGGGAGCGAAACCACGTGCTCCTCACGGGATGCTCCGACCGCGAGGGCCGATCGAGCTGCGTTCAGCACGTAGCGCGCGCGCTCGTATTGCCCGAGATCGACGAGAACGACACCGAGGACACGCAGGCTCATGGCCTCCAAGCGGGGCGCGGCGCCTCTCCGGTGCAAGGCGACGGACTCCTCGAGGAGCGCGATCGACTCACTATGCCCGTTCAACTCGCGGAGGTTCATGGCGAGCATTCGAAGCAGGATACCCTCGCTTCGGGCGTCACCGACCCGGCGAGCCAGAGACAGCGCATCTTCACACTCCGCCCGGGCGGATTCGAACTCCTCTCGGACGTGAAGAGCCTGAGCCAGCCCCGCCCGAGCCGATACCTCGAGCCGCGGATCGCCGCACTCCTGGGCCAGGCGCAGCGCATGACGCATATCGTCCACCGAGCCGGGCGCGCTGCCCTCGTCCTTTCGGGCCAGCCGGAGGCGACCTCGGGCGAGCAGCACGTGCACCAAGAGAGAAGGCGGCAGATGGAACCGAGCTGCATCGCGGCGGGTCACGTGCGCAAAGAGCCGATCGAACCGAGCGAGGTACGAATCGACCGATTCGCTCACCAACGCGGTCGGGGCCACGGCGGTCATCGC contains these protein-coding regions:
- a CDS encoding DUF4349 domain-containing protein, with amino-acid sequence MINERMRWAIAAFLVASGAGCNSAARHRAAEAPPPIAPPTLPERPSFEYTPRRNTTKEEQETTRVRGAHGDSFGLFTSGYVGPRPNFLSHSVKAISSIFAAGGGSSSPSSSPNNPLGMPVAPIAPVAIQPGERRPTGERIELEAQFGIAVRDPRQAAKWVRDLVAASDGQIATDSESSSGRDDARIELLVRVPSSQFDAFAQRLVHVGRVELRNVKAVDAGPEERDLQVMIENLDVAIERYKLLLAKATTTADALAAEREIERASSDRDRIKARLTWLRDRIARATVAIALAAPSKPQLPGDDSADGDASPMYIGVRPLALFDVRDSGTDAYAGGGFTFRLRGNGRGRGLPVEVDLLRACCGSEPSRSGSGFMAQTGWDVWTRNFQSSKHRWLLPYAGVRLGFAMLQDRPDFLAGIVCGVDIFRSESISIGIQARGLMLAGNPDGPHFAIQPALTAELGF
- a CDS encoding DUF2306 domain-containing protein; translation: MNVSRRTNSRPLNALRMIAGVAVMALSTVFVYRALRLFSFDPDKLGRYFSFKWIIMGHVLGGTVALFTGPFQLWKAFRVKYWRAHRIMGRIYLAAIGAGASCALILASTTARSVGWPYALSLHMLATVWLASALLAWRTAVTKRFKLHEEWATRSYIATLAFVVQSFSFEIPFVAGLGAFAEVSPTIMWFSWTVPMFAYAVSRATRA
- a CDS encoding M4 family metallopeptidase, with translation MSEGTGTDWITDQHPVFHTMSFAVPKKHAVPLEGGPREAAVLSMLARYKEVFGMRDPVVEWKHFRTNLDDQGFSHLRFYQQSRGVRVYGGDWIASVNARGELASMSGVYVPGVDAVDLSPTQTREQAADAARGDVKREWRGAANIGAEASPDPLIYAAEGVPPALAFAVRTDTVVDGFRHTDDSFVDAHTGAVLGRFDATHSQGATPYASGRSSKSYPPYNVQATDIRFPVSASNPPILDGRTRSGVRIQTLSHTSSDPITGSSLTNWTDTTRPSGAAIDAQANLARVVDAYEDLYKRKSFGDGKDVLAYINANDKGPINASMETDPFSGLFGWCNASFYFGDGDPARGYFPLSAAVDIVAHEFTHAIALCAWGGSIVPTPKAVDEAMSDILAMFITSKIEGGHPTALGRSTNVRHQPLRDLANPPCDRMDALSDTSLCPTYKFGWLDRPEPHSAGGIITYAWYLMTFGGTHKSTGQRVPCGLGWERSSRLWYQVQANEMPSSPDYKAAANATLSAGRKQNAPLQPIACAWVAAQVLKADDVKKQWNVDCPGASDAGVDSSPDGSSGIPDGGLYDPNAGPLVVCPAGPLIP
- the sbnA gene encoding 2,3-diaminopropionate biosynthesis protein SbnA — translated: MIYSGLLDLVGNTPTVQLRSEATTEPAHLFAKLEGYNPTGSTKDRPAAYIIRKLLLSGELRRGATVVESSSGNFGVALAAVCRAEGLRFVCVVDPLLLAHNRFLLEQYGAEISQVDTRDDSGGYLKGRIARVQEIVESTCGALWINQYANEGNARAHYFGTGMEIYKAFVDQGLDYVFVPVSSGGTIAGVSQLLKQLFPQVQIIAVDTSGSVIFGGPPGKRHIPGMGSSIRPDNLQRAQIDRVVMVDEEDIVRGCLELLHRFGLFVGGSSGAAYCAAKQLLNDPQFVPIVSREYPQWRAHQREKPNVLLLFPDRGDRYGATLYSREWVTQTFPRLAGAELLRRAPSDTAVLSIGASTSKGPRAAQGAKV